The Coffea arabica cultivar ET-39 chromosome 8e, Coffea Arabica ET-39 HiFi, whole genome shotgun sequence genome window below encodes:
- the LOC113722500 gene encoding putative F-box protein At5g55150 — protein sequence MANWSDLQHDMLGLIAQHLDKIEDYVAFGAVCKSWRAAATEKNFKGLRLWQQIPCLMLSAKDDFNREFYSLMEKQVVAKVSLPQLKGKKCYESLGWLLTIGQQGEMSLLNPFSGVEIELPNQNTFPEYDLYEMDPDIFVRRMVLSSRPSRESPEDDDFVVMIICGGVGFLAFWRPKDLRWNRIETRNSSYADVIYTNGQFYAIDHMGNVVVCDVFEANPTDQARIIARFSPELWDKKELYLVKSSSTDDEPFLVVTRDNIPNYEDEQGFELDKPIYGTTEFQVFELVSTAGGEKEITSRWKEIKNLGSRSIFLGHSSSMCLQNNKLAPGIKPGHIYFTDDAWAAYVEIPEGGGKDIGLYNLEKGVTAPLYDAPLRLSRTCPSLWITPNF from the coding sequence ATGGCAAACTGGTCCGATCTCCAACATGATATGTTGGGATTGATAGCCCAACACCTTGACAAGATTGAAGATTATGTGGCTTTTGGCGCAGTTTGCAAGTCATGGCGGGCAGCCGCCACTGAGAAAAATTTCAAGGGCCTGCGACTATGGCAACAGATTCCCTGCCTTATGCTTTCTGCGAAGGATGATTTCAATCGGGAGTTCTACAGTTTGATGGAGAAACAAGTCGTTGCTAAGGTGAGCTTGCCTCAACTTAAAGGCAAGAAGTGTTATGAATCTCTAGGATGGTTGTTGACTATAGGACAACAAGGGGAGATGAGCCTGTTGAATCCCTTCTCTGGTGTTGAAATTGAGTTACCAAATCAAAATACTTTTCCTGAATATGATTTATATGAGATGGATCCTGATATCTTTGTACGTAGGATGGTTTTGTCATCGAGGCCAAGTCGCGAGTCCCCAGAGGACGATGACTTTGTGGTGATGATCATCTGTGGAGGGGTTGGATTCTTGGCTTTCTGGAGGCCAAAGGATCTTAGGTGGAATAGGATCGAGACCAGAAACTCTTCCTATGCGGATGTCATATATACCAATGGCCAGTTCTACGCAATTGATCACATGGGCAATGTTGTGGTTTGTGACGTTTTCGAGGCAAACCCTACTGATCAGGCTAGAATAATTGCTCGGTTTAGCCCTGAATTATGGGACAAAAAAGAGTTATACTTAGTAAAATCTTCATCTACAGATGATGAACCTTTTCTGGTTGTCACACGAGACAACATCCCCAATTATGAGGACGAACAAGGCTTTGAATTGGATAAACCGATCTATGGCACAACCGAATTCCAGGTGTTTGAATTGGTTTCTACAGCAGGAGGAGAAAAAGAGATTACTTCCCGTTGgaaagaaatcaagaatttggGAAGCAGATCAATTTTTCTTGGCCATAGTTCTTCAATGTGCCTGCAAAACAACAAATTGGCCCCCGGAATCAAACCCGGTCATATATATTTCACGGACGATGCATGGGCAGCATATGTTGAAATTCCTGAAGGCGGCGGCAAGGACATCGGACTCTACAACTTGGAAAAAGGAGTAACTGCGCCCTTGTATGATGCCCCTTTGCGGCTTAGCCGAACCTGCCCATCTCTTTGGattacaccaaatttttaa